In Centropristis striata isolate RG_2023a ecotype Rhode Island chromosome 8, C.striata_1.0, whole genome shotgun sequence, the genomic window tggtcattttatgtcttttttcagtcattttgtgtctttttttttagtcatttagtgtctttttgtgtctttttttggtcattttgtcttttttttgtcattttatgtcttttttcagtcattttatgtctttttttggtcattttatgtcttttttcagtcattttgtgtcttttttggtcattttgtgtctttttttagtaattttgtgtctttttttggttgttttgtgtcttttttagtcattttgtgtcttttttatgctttgGCTTAGACTGAAGCAACATGCTAGTTTGTAACATTGGAACACTGActgtgttgtaaaaaaaactatatttctgACTAAAAAAActatgcaaaacaaccacaaacgtTCTCAAAGCCTAAAAACAAGtgtcttctttgtgtgtgtgtgtctcttccaCTGCTAACTGCTAACagctatttttttcccttttaggTAACcaaataaaaagcaacaaacaGATCCAGtaatccaaaatgtcaaacccaGTGGTGACCCACCAACCAGGAGCAGGAGGCTATGGCACCAATGTTCAGACAGGAGAGTGGAGCACGGGCCTGTGCTCCTGCTGCAGCGACTGGTTTGTCTGTAAGTACCATTCAAGATGcttaaattatcattattcaATTTTatacatacactgaaaaaaattgaagtaacatttacttaaaaaaaaaagctaggcacACAAGTAAATTGAAgtttcactgatgtccctcaattacattttacttggaaatatcaactaatcaagccaatgaactggtttattagtgaatattacttggaaggAATCATTCAATTTAGATACAAAACTGaggatacaaaataacaaacaatcactaagtcatgcactacatgaaaaactgatatttcaaagtaaaagcacagaattcatatttctttgtagaatttatatagacgattgaaataataattacagcgccaaaaaaaaacattttttttccagtgtagagacttttttttagatattaaccctttggagttttggtcTATTTTATCCCTGTTTGActcctttttattctgcctgtttAAACCAAGGTTTACCATGCTATaatggtatatattttttccagcataacttcacctatatgacctgatcattattggttcactttgacttactggatcaacattatgaacccaaaagaaacaaaaaacaaacaaaaaaaacattgtaaagtttTGAATATCAAGTTTTTGTTACTTTCAGAACACAATCatgaagaatgaatgaatgaatgagtataGATGTTGGTTCCAAATCTTACATTTAACTCAATGGAGTCttaggctattttgtccatttttgaatccttttcatgtcttttttttttagtaattttgtgtctttttatgtcattttgtgtctttttttgtaattttgtgtctttttttggtcgttttgtgtcttttttggcaattttgtgtctttttttagtcattttgtgtcttttttggtaattttgtgtcttttttttaaattttatgtcttttttttgtaattttgtgtctttttttggtcgttttgtgtcttttttggtaattttgtgtctttttttagtcattttgtgtctttttttagtcattttgtgtcttttttggtaattttgtgtcttttttttcaattttatgtctttttttgtaattttgtgtctttttgtgtcttttttagtcattttgtgtcttttttggtcattttgtgtcttttttagtcctttagtccaacataaaatgtgattttgaatcttttttttaactttcaaaacactatcatgctcaataaagaattttaaatgtgtgtgaacaaaggttgcaaatctaacataagagggttccatccagttctatcatttgatactaaatatatttgagcttgtctccagttttacttggtatatcatcatcaaactgaaactggcctcatggagtttacagccagaactttagaggtaaatttacagtagggctccacgctgctttgttttctagtctggatggaggcaacaagtctggattatttggagcttttggacactccacagggttaaagaggtaaaatgaggagcacatctagttctatatttttatgctaaatatatttgaccttatctccggttttactttctctatcatcatcaaacacaaattggcctcatggagtttgaagcagaactttagagggaggCTGAAGGCAGGAAACATAGTTTTACAGCAGGATGttatgaagaagtaatgtgctcGTGTGTAATTTTGTTGACTTCAGATATTAACAATGAAACTCTTGTTTGGTGCAGGTGCTCTTGGTTGCTGCTGTCCACCTGTATTGGGCTGCTACACAGCAAGCAAGTATGGAGAAACCTGCTGCCTGGGTTGTATACCAGGAGGAGCAACAGCCATAAGAACTCATATGAGACTGACCTATGGTATTCAGGTGAGGACtcatttaattattgtttatttcaaaCTCTAAAGAAAAGCCTTGCTTGTGTTTTAGGTTGTGCTGTACAAAGCAaaagtgttaattcaactcacagagtgttaaatttaacactttttctgagttgatatagttctcacggattctgagtcaaatatgtcacaagtagttttattaaaaccgtttatttaagtgaacataaatactgtataacaacaggagtagcttcttcttttttaaaaatttttaatcaaagctccataaagtgcacatttaaataataaaatatcttctatgaaataaaataggccaatctgtttctgaaataaatatatttatatgagaaaagaataacgttacaaagtaactaaatatgacaaagggcagcatttatatataaagaaagaaaaaaaattacctataactaaactatattgatatatgcgatatggtctaattccatatctatattaaaaatatagttatggaatgttatttcaactcacagagtgttacatttaacactttttgtgagtttatatagttctcatggattctgagttaaaattacactatgaaaagtgttaatatttaaccctttaatcgTGTTAAATATTTGgcacccttggtgttgtttaatgacaccacataagtgcacttttaactccaaatcgtgtttttctctttcactgttagtgttcatttttaacatacattgagttactttgacacattaaaaaaataagtagattctatctcaaacatttttatattaaagttacttaaacaactgcctcaaaatcacggatgcatttatatttaatacattttatcaaatatattaagtaaaatgtacaactgtaagttgtactaacttataattttacattgtaataacttgtaatccttacttctgctaacttctgcaatgtgctgaattggcacaattgtaacgctgctatgaaatgtcagctaatgttgtgaccacaattttgagttagcattgatacgctaatggctactctggtagctgtaacaagcagcgccgctagcatcagttagcagctagcatcagttagccgtcccttgttttgaaccccaacttaaagatataagtaacaacaactcacaaacttgtttttgagcagacaactggcttcctttgttgtgctaacttacattattgccctaaatgtcagtaatttatatttccaagttttaccaacttaaatcactgttttaggccaaaaaatacaagttggcttttttgcagtgaagtgaatctaactctaagagctttttgatcactacaagtgttaaaacaactccaaaatcaacactcaccaactcaaaattattaacactgaaaaagcAACACTACAGAATTTGCTGTGTAAGTCGGATTGAGGAAAACTGACTTGTTTTTCGATAGCTTGGCTCTTATGAAAGACAGATTTCATAAAAATAGGAAACGCTGGGTGTTTCCTGCAATGCAGCAATTGAGAAACCTGAACTGCAGTACATTTCCTCATCAagggttttttgtctttttttctgattttgttgCAATCTCTCCACCACAGGGAACAATAACCAACGATGCCTTGATGACCTTTTTCTGCGGATTTTGTGAAATATGCAGGATGGCTCGAGAAATCCGCATCAGGAATGGAGAAACTTCAACTTAAGAAGACATAAAGGATTCAGGCCCGCTATACACAGTATTGTCTTGTTGTTCATGATATCCAGCTATtattgaaataatttttttattcctgTAATTGTTTATTCCTATCTTTCATGCAGGCAACAAATAAGGGGCAGCTAATGAAATATGCCATTCAgagtattaaatataattttgtttttttatttgtagcgTTAAACCTTTCTAACAGCGTGATTAAGTGCTAGCACTTATCtgaattactgtaaataaactgcATTGTTTAATCACTCACACCATGATTAATTGCATATGGACATGGGCCATTTTGTACTACACTGTGAATACATTTTgcaataattttttatttgtttttggttgttttggttTATGGGATTTAAGGGTTTTAGCAAAGACATTGGTCccatttaataattaaatttcaaatgttttaatttgttatatGCACAGCAATTACAGTGACGCAGTAATGCTCTGATAAAACATGGCTTATATGtgtaaaaattgaataaaatattatatataaaaattattaaaatgtggTGGATAAAATAGATATATAATATTGCAATGTAGGCAGGTATGAACAGGtagtatgtataatatatacaaAGATATAAAGTGGCAGGAACATTAACTAGATGTTGTGAGCATTTCAACCAAAGTAGAAGCCTAAAAGTAATTTCCATAGAAGAATTAAAAGggtttaaaaagtgaaagtagTCAGTATTTcacaagaacaaaagcaaaataaataaaaaaatacattatattattattgaacatgtaattttgtttaaaataattgtgaccATTGGGTTGGAATTAGGTTAACTCTATAGTGACTTAAACATGATGAAAACACAATGCATAAAGTAACTAAGATGTATTTTATTACTAACACTGggatttaaccctataaagccaagtgtatcatattagatacagttatttttgagacctctacatcatcaaaaacctgatgtatacatgtgttgaagataaacaaactgagcaacaaattgcacaaaaataccagatgtagcaaaaatgatatgcaggttccacgaatggatcagtcattgctgcattaaaaaacttcatatctgcagatgtatgatgttgtgttatatggaaaaaatatgtattttgcatgtttgaggaaaagggaaaagtcaaagtcttaataggttaaaaatgttagggtttatatgtttttgttagttcgagaaaaacaaactgtgggcaacaaaatgcacaaaaagacctgatgtatcaaatatgatacaaattagaattaatatatgcaatttatttatttcttaaaattaaagttaaaaaagttaaaattaaagtttttacaaaaatttaattttctggcaattatttaatggttcaggctttatagggttaactgcATGTTCACTGTAGTTTAACTGtcagtttcacacacacacgtctggcCCCGCCCCTTTCCCTTACGTCATGACGCACAACGCGCTGATTGGCTGCTTGCTTCGTGGCCTGGCAACCAGAAGAGGCTTTACCAAACAGACAGACGCTACTAGCGAGCATCAGAACTAGCTACAGCCGCTAGCTAGCCTACGTTTTCTGGAGAGATTCAACCATCCAAACACCATCATGTCTTCAAGAACTCTGCCTCTGCTGTTCATCAACCTCGGCGGAGAAATGCTCTACATCCTGGACCAGCGGCTTCGAGCTCAGAATATCCCTGGCGACAAAGCTAAGAAAGGTAGCTTAGGTAGCTTAGCGGCTATCCAGataataacaacataaatatcATCCTGCAGTAAAACGTCAGTGTGACACTGTGATCACTGCTCATTCATTTACAGTCAGTTTGTGTATTCACCAGgtcagggccggttctagcccattggctgccctaggtcagtagttctcaacctttttgagtcgcgacccccaatttaacatgcatgttgtccgcgacccccactcacgcacacacacagttcagatcacccaaaaaagaaacaaaatgaccaaaaagagtaaacaaatgaccaaaaaagacacaaaatgacgagaaaagacacaaaatgaccaaaaaaagacacaaaatgaccaaaaaaggacacaaaatgacaaaaaaaagacacaaattgaccaaaaaggaaacaaattgagcaaaaaagagacaaaatgaccaaaaaaaagacacaaattgaccaaaaaggaaacaaattgagcaaaaaagagacaaaatgaccaaaaaaaagacacaaattgaccacaaaatgacaaaaacaagacccaaaatgactaaaaagaacacaaaatgaccaaaaaaagacgataacacattaacattttaacactgtggagacagagttgacttccaaaatgatttggcgacccccagaaatcatctcgcgaccccaattggggtcccgaccccaaggttgagaacagctgccctaggtgatattgagattttgcgccccccccccccccccccccaaccacatccattccatgtattcattctgatataggtacactatgttatatgtatcatgctgtacactaatatttgatacatgaactacaagcaaggtaatggtctcagaacatttttatttttagaaactttggaactttaccaacaacaactaaattgaaaatacgaataaataaataagaaaacacagatcttcatcaaattaagaatggcaaagactgaaaataaataaaatgtagacatacaaatgcaataaaaataaacataaaaatgaaatttaaatggacatttatatttgatacatgaactacatacaggcaatataatggtctcaacatttaaatttttagAAACtatggaactttaccaacaactgaattgaaaataagaataaataaatgagaaaacacagatctgttgattgtaaagactgaaaataaataaaatgtacaaatgcaataaaaataaatataaaaaattaagaaatgtaaaaatgtaagtacTATGGTATTTCACCATCAAAGTGTAAAGTAGTATGGTATTTCACCAccaagggggcgccccctgccaatttggcgccctaggcagccgccttggtggcctgtaggaataaccggccctgcacCAGGTGGTGGTTTAACGTTAAGAATATGTTTGGAAATTCATGCGGAGTCAACAGTCACTATTAGGTTGCAACTGGTTGACTTTTGTAAACCTAAATGAAATCATTAATGTAAACTGCTCAATCTGCTCTTCTAGCTTGTATAGAGTTTAGCCATATATAAAAATGTGGTATACAACAAAATGGGTCAAGCCGCGAGTAATGTGCTTTTCAACAGAGCATCATTTCACTTATCTATCTCCTTTTATATCATAAAGTTTCCACAATAGCTGGCTGGACAGAGGTTGACAGAAGGAGAGGTATTATAACAGAACTTGAGCAAAATTATGCACTGATGCATTAGTAGCTCTTTGCTATGCTTTGGCTTAGATCagagatgggcaacttaaatgctggagggggccacaatttttcatgttcactaccacagggccacatataggaccgtgcacttcacaagatatgatgaaactgcaattttaaatatgtttacagtgcagtaacttaacatatttcatgctcaaatgcatgtataacagtatacataggaatacaaaaggtttgaagcaaataaaaaaaaacacccactctgatttttttttcagtgcaaaaacatcagaccaacattaattgcaagaagtaattttgtgcatttttacactgcacttttaaaatttgtacatgctcaaatgcatgtagttgtactgagggccactttaagtgagggtgcgggctatatgtggcccccgggcctccagttgcccatccctggcttaGACTGAAGCAACGTGCCGGGCAAATATGCCGACTTGGGGAATTAAACTGTTGTTGTCTCTGCACCCAGGTACATCATGTACATATTTTCTAAGGACAGTAATGATCTCTTCAAATTCgcaattattaataaaattaaagagCATGTTAAGCTACCACACAGGCCCATATACCACATATGCTACAACATACACTATAATAATCACTACATACAATTAGTGCTTGACAATatggcataaaaataaaatccctaACTTCCACCAAACTTAAAAACCACTCATAAGTGTTCGTTCTCAACCATAATTTCTAATTAATTGCTGAGAAATCAATCACCAAGCTATACATAAAATTGTTCCTTACATCAAAAATCTAGTGCATTGCCTTTTTATATTCTGCACATGTCAAGAAACTCATCTGGGGTCTCTGCATTGAGAACAGAgtttcatttttcacatttttcactatttttttttgcaaatactACTGAACCTCACTTTGATTATTTGCCTCACCCTTGAGCCAATGGAAAGCTTTTGAaatattggggaaaaaatcacaaaacaaagGTGATTGTGATCACTGTAAATTGCAACAGTGATTCATGGATGTAATCACATCAACTGAAACATTTCCAAGGGGAGTGTGAATACAAACATTATCCTACCTGGATATTGCTATAAAGTAGGACATAATGCTGATGGCTTCCTACGCTGCTGCTTTATTAGGGACAGGCTTTAGATGAAAACGGTTTTGGCCAACATCTGTATAGTATAGCATGCTGCCTGCttctgagtttgtgtgtgtgggacgTATATTTGTCTAGTTTTAACTCTCTCTGGACTTTTCTGTTGTGCTGTTTGCCTGACCAGTCAtgaatgacatcatcaccaccatgtTCAACAAAAAGTTCCTGGAAGAGCTTTTCAAGCCGCAGGAGCTTTACTCCAAAAAGGCCCTGCGGACCGTGTTCGACAGGCTCGCCCACGCCTCAATAATGAGACTCAATCAAGCTAGCATGGACAAGGTAAGTCAGCATGTATACAGATGTAGCTCAATATAATCataacaatcgttcattttttgataaaagcaccaaatttggcagatgtgcTGATGATTATATTGGGAATgaaactggatattgggccattacaaattcagaccctggttgccgtggcagccattttttaaaattcctttCCCATTGGGCCCACATGCAATAATGGACATAATCTAGATCCTATAACCATGAGAACCAAATCAAATGCTCACTCacttttacagacttttacaaagtaattggtcatctcattatattataatgcTATTATATATTGCCATGAATCAGTAAAAACTGttatacaacattttttgggcttttttagTCAGATGGTGGATGCTAGAGTAAATGTGGTattgatgattttttaaaactaattacTCACCTGTATATGTGTTGTAATATGTATGCACTTTATTTCGCATGTTTACAGACACCCCCATTCAATTTAAAGCATTTCCAATTTGAGTTTTAAAGGTACAGATCACCTGTAGGTAAAAGTGAAATGCATCACTCTGGTGCACTTTGTGAGCAAAATTAAGAGGATCAATTATCTAATAAATCATTTATCCTGTACACACCTGCTGAACGTATGACAAGGACGACGAATGAAAATGATGAGTGTTTATCATTTTGTTGTTCaggtaaataaattaaatagtcTACTATATTGTTTACAAACAAAGGTGACCAAATCAAACTGTGCACAAGATTTTTCAGCAACTGAGTCAGCAATTGTATTGCCTATTTGATAGGACCTTTAAAGTTACAGTCACTGGCGACACAACAAAGCCTTTTAGTAGGCCTACTGACCATGGCGGCCATTTTGGAAAATGGCCGCCATGGTCATCAGATTACGAatatgcgatggcccaatatccagtcttttttaaaaatatattaagctatatgtgtaccaaatttggtgcttttatcacaaaatgatcaatagaGTAGCTATGCCGCCCCACTAATGCAGCATTCCTGTACATTCGTATGCTCTGTGGTATCATGCACATGCTTAATTgttctgctcatttttttttttaaatctatattgAATTTTCACTTGCGTACACAAGGCTTATGCACACATTAATCACATTCTCTGAGCTTGTTTTACCAGCCTCCTCTGTATAAACACTGGATTAGTATTTTAGAACCAAGCATGCTTCAGATCTACATTAGATAAATCTACACATCAAGCATTGCTTTATATTCATATCACAACTGTGTAAATATTGGATAACTGTGTTGCCTTGAAGCTTAAAGTACAGCTAAGTGTGAAGTACAAAGGGATTCATATTTCACACATTGTATGTGGCTCCCTCTGCTGTTTCATTATACAAAAGtagtattgattttattttgaaggatgaGTCGGTGAAGTCATTCATGTGTGTCCCTCTTCACAGCTCTATGACTTAATGACCATGGCTTTCAAGTACCAGGTGCTTCTCTGCCCCAGACCCAAGGACATCCTCCTCGTCTCTTTCAACCACATGGATGCCATCAAAGACTTTGTGAAAGACACTCCTAGTATTCTCAGCCAGGTGGATGAGACGTACCAACAGCTCATAGAGGTATGACATGCGTCACTTCACTCTCCTCACGTTTTTTATTGACAGGGCTGGGAACTCTGTTGGCTTTTACTACTGTCTGCAtaacgtcacactgttaaaataatcgcctaagtcattttttgtcaaaattgttttttttttgcctaaatcatctcctcatgacgccccTCAGTTCGACGAGTTCGACGATCCTCAGTTgttcagatcatgtgattttacccctttaagatcatcacttctttgacaatttgccacattcataggcatcagataagaacccagcaaaggagagctagagggagattgtttagttatcagtttagtttatcagtgtttcattgttaacACTTAACtctaaggcaggggtctcaaactcaaattacctgggggccgctggaggcagtatcaaaatgaccaaaaaaagacacaaaattactaaaaaaagacacaaaatgacagagaaaaaacttaattacttaaaaaagacaaaactatttaaaaaaaagataccaattcccccaaaaatacacaaaattaccaaaaaagacacaaaattattttttttaaaagacacaaaattaaaaaaagacacaaaattgcaaaaaaaaagaggacacaaaattactataaaaaaaggacacaaaattacaaaaaaaaaggacacaaaattacaaaaaaaaggacacaaaattaccaaaaaatacacaaaattacaaaaaaaagtaattaaagggaccttccacatataacacggtaaagtgccattcatataaaactcacattaa contains:
- the LOC131975799 gene encoding cornifelin homolog, with protein sequence MSNPVVTHQPGAGGYGTNVQTGEWSTGLCSCCSDWFVCALGCCCPPVLGCYTASKYGETCCLGCIPGGATAIRTHMRLTYGIQGTITNDALMTFFCGFCEICRMAREIRIRNGETST